One window of the Archangium primigenium genome contains the following:
- a CDS encoding flavin-containing monooxygenase has protein sequence MTVSRMNPEAPADASADSTQTPPEHHDVLIVGAGLSGIGAAYHLQKRCPGRSYVILEGREALGGTWDLFRYPGIRSDSDMHTLGYSFRPWTEAKAIADGPSILRYVRDTAREHGIERHVRFGHRVLRVSWCSRQARWTVEAERGPDRTPVRFTCGFLLMCSGYYDYAQGHRPEFPHEADFRGTFVHPQFWPEHLDYANKRVVVIGSGATAVTLVPELARTAAHVTMLQRSPTYVVSRPAEDRLANALRRVLPERLAYALTRWKNVLSSMFWFRVARGMPQRAKAHLIEGVREQLGADYDVATHFTPRYAPWDQRVCLVPDADLFQVLKEGRASVVTDEIDTFTEHGLTLRSGQRLEADIVVTATGLRVQFLSNVEFRIDGERRELSRSLCYKGMMFSDVPNFAFVFGYTNASWTLKSDLTSEYVCRLLNHMKRRGHAICTPRRDPAVEERPFLDFSSGYVQRAAHLLPKQGARRPWRLHQNYALDLLTLRFGALDDGTLVFSRAASDPAREPSTSASDAPRPRAA, from the coding sequence ATGACGGTCTCCCGGATGAACCCCGAGGCTCCCGCCGACGCCTCGGCCGACAGCACGCAGACGCCCCCCGAGCACCACGATGTCCTCATCGTCGGGGCGGGCCTGTCCGGAATCGGCGCGGCCTACCACCTCCAGAAGCGGTGCCCGGGGCGCTCCTACGTCATCCTCGAGGGCCGTGAGGCCCTGGGGGGCACCTGGGACCTGTTCCGCTACCCGGGCATCCGCTCGGACTCGGACATGCACACGCTCGGCTACTCGTTCCGGCCGTGGACCGAGGCGAAGGCCATCGCCGACGGGCCGTCCATCCTGCGCTACGTGCGGGACACCGCGCGCGAGCATGGCATCGAGCGGCACGTGCGCTTCGGCCACCGCGTGCTGCGCGTGTCCTGGTGCTCGCGGCAGGCGCGCTGGACGGTCGAGGCCGAGCGGGGTCCGGACAGGACGCCCGTGCGCTTCACCTGCGGCTTCCTGCTCATGTGCAGCGGCTACTACGACTATGCCCAGGGGCACCGGCCCGAGTTCCCCCACGAGGCGGACTTCCGGGGCACCTTCGTGCACCCGCAGTTCTGGCCCGAGCACCTGGACTACGCGAACAAGCGCGTGGTGGTGATCGGCAGCGGGGCCACCGCCGTCACGCTCGTGCCGGAGCTGGCGCGCACGGCCGCGCACGTCACCATGCTGCAGCGCTCGCCCACCTATGTCGTCTCGCGTCCGGCCGAGGACCGGCTCGCCAATGCCCTGCGCCGGGTGCTGCCCGAGCGGCTCGCCTACGCGCTCACGCGCTGGAAGAACGTGCTCTCGAGCATGTTCTGGTTCCGCGTGGCGCGCGGCATGCCCCAGCGGGCCAAGGCCCACCTCATCGAGGGCGTGCGCGAGCAGCTCGGCGCGGACTACGACGTCGCGACCCACTTCACGCCCCGCTACGCGCCGTGGGATCAGCGCGTGTGCCTCGTGCCCGACGCCGACCTGTTCCAGGTCCTCAAGGAGGGCCGCGCCTCCGTCGTCACCGACGAGATCGACACCTTCACCGAGCACGGGCTCACGCTGCGCTCCGGCCAGCGGCTCGAGGCGGACATCGTGGTGACCGCCACGGGGCTGCGGGTGCAGTTCCTGAGCAACGTCGAGTTCCGCATCGACGGGGAGCGGCGCGAGCTGTCCCGGAGCCTCTGCTACAAGGGCATGATGTTCAGCGACGTGCCGAACTTCGCCTTCGTGTTCGGCTACACCAACGCGTCCTGGACGCTCAAGTCGGACCTCACCAGCGAGTACGTCTGCCGGCTGCTCAACCACATGAAGCGGCGGGGCCACGCCATCTGCACGCCCCGGCGCGACCCCGCGGTGGAGGAGCGGCCCTTCCTCGACTTCTCCTCGGGCTACGTGCAGCGGGCCGCGCACCTGCTGCCCAAGCAAGGCGCCCGGCGGCCCTGGCGGCTGCATCAGAACTACGCGTTGGATCTGCTCACACTCCGCTTTGGCGCGCTCGACGACGGCACCCTGGTGTTCTCGCGGGCGGCGTCCGACCCGGCGCGGGAGCCGTCCACGTCGGCGAGCGACGCGCCCCGGCCCCGCGCGGCTTGA
- a CDS encoding type VI immunity family protein: MLAREVFRVAFYLPHDHPDIALGVSQAIDRYVRAVGEGPKTLHHVSLSHDEGGPLTVERWTWVRRLLLETRRWTFPDDYEEWERQAIEKRRFERGLLFTGGVGIQNGYALEYKARIPWRPEAPFASLLTATLPLKYLEAHGPGHVRQLALDMAAPLRFSSGHAGLALRLQGPLAPRDAAFRFEALRHPGIDLREAWGQEEGMGDRIDGVHWLNFIGPPVFSRLGEMKVLSARLRLAGASVETLDAERIVISLGPHPDAGTSAAGETLPSYRELAGLLEPWLEPPPSRPPPLHLTADEARHWWRRFLD; encoded by the coding sequence TTGCTCGCTCGCGAGGTCTTCCGTGTCGCCTTCTACCTGCCGCACGACCATCCCGACATCGCCCTGGGCGTGAGCCAGGCCATCGACCGTTATGTGCGTGCCGTGGGAGAAGGTCCCAAGACCCTTCACCACGTCAGTCTCTCTCATGACGAGGGGGGTCCCTTGACGGTGGAGCGGTGGACCTGGGTCCGCCGTCTTCTCTTGGAGACCCGCCGTTGGACCTTCCCGGACGATTACGAGGAGTGGGAGCGCCAGGCCATCGAGAAGAGGCGCTTCGAGCGTGGACTCCTCTTCACGGGAGGGGTCGGCATCCAGAATGGTTACGCGCTCGAGTACAAAGCGCGCATTCCGTGGCGACCCGAGGCGCCCTTCGCGAGTCTGCTCACGGCGACCCTGCCACTCAAGTACCTCGAGGCGCATGGACCTGGACACGTGCGCCAGTTGGCGCTCGACATGGCCGCTCCTCTCCGGTTCTCCTCGGGGCACGCGGGACTCGCCTTGCGGCTCCAGGGACCACTTGCCCCTCGGGATGCCGCCTTCCGCTTTGAAGCGCTGCGCCATCCCGGCATCGATCTCCGGGAAGCCTGGGGGCAGGAGGAAGGGATGGGCGATCGGATCGATGGCGTCCATTGGCTCAATTTCATCGGGCCGCCCGTCTTCTCTCGGCTCGGGGAGATGAAGGTCCTGAGTGCCCGACTCCGCCTGGCGGGGGCCTCAGTGGAGACGCTGGACGCGGAGCGCATCGTCATCTCGTTGGGCCCACATCCCGACGCGGGAACTTCAGCCGCTGGAGAAACCCTGCCCTCGTACCGCGAACTCGCCGGGCTCTTGGAGCCGTGGCTCGAACCGCCTCCCTCGCGACCACCACCCTTGCACCTCACCGCGGACGAGGCGCGGCATTGGTGGAGACGCTTTCTCGACTGA
- a CDS encoding alpha/beta hydrolase yields the protein MNESVANPSCALGRWLGALGVLLALAACGHGTGLPTEAARPIVIGQSQLLPSSILGGARRINVYLPPGYADASRRFPVLYLLDGGEAEDFHHITGLAQVVAFNGRTQELIVVGIEGVDRKHDLTPPSKVPGDRELLPTSGGAEAYRRFLVEELQPWVTARYRTNGHSALIGESLAGLFVTETFLRAPRSFDDYIAISPSLWWEGEALSHEATTLLRAQGFQGRRLWLSLGDEGGAMQSAVDRLVRALKDAPPAGVTWHFDPRPDERHDTIYHPVALTALRALFPVSEP from the coding sequence ATGAACGAGTCTGTCGCGAATCCCTCGTGCGCCCTCGGACGCTGGCTCGGGGCCCTGGGGGTGCTGCTGGCCTTGGCCGCCTGCGGCCATGGAACGGGCCTGCCCACGGAAGCGGCTCGACCGATCGTGATCGGCCAGTCCCAACTCCTCCCCTCCTCCATCCTCGGTGGCGCACGACGGATCAACGTCTACCTGCCCCCGGGCTACGCGGACGCCTCGCGGCGCTTCCCCGTGCTGTATCTGCTCGACGGGGGCGAGGCGGAGGACTTCCACCACATCACGGGGCTCGCCCAGGTCGTGGCCTTCAATGGCAGGACGCAGGAGCTCATCGTGGTGGGGATCGAGGGCGTGGATCGCAAACACGATCTGACGCCGCCCTCGAAAGTGCCCGGCGACCGCGAGCTGTTGCCCACGTCGGGAGGCGCCGAGGCCTACCGGCGCTTCCTCGTGGAGGAGCTCCAGCCCTGGGTGACGGCGCGCTATCGCACCAACGGCCACTCGGCGCTCATCGGCGAGTCCCTGGCGGGCCTGTTCGTGACCGAGACCTTCCTGCGCGCCCCCAGGAGCTTCGACGACTACATCGCCATCAGTCCCAGCCTCTGGTGGGAGGGCGAGGCGCTGTCCCACGAGGCCACGACCCTCCTGCGCGCCCAGGGCTTCCAGGGTCGGCGCCTCTGGCTGAGCCTCGGCGACGAGGGCGGAGCGATGCAGTCGGCCGTCGACCGCCTCGTGAGGGCTTTGAAGGACGCGCCGCCCGCGGGCGTGACGTGGCACTTCGATCCGCGTCCGGACGAGCGCCATGACACCATCTACCACCCCGTGGCCCTCACCGCGCTGCGCGCCCTCTTCCCCGTGTCCGAGCCGTAG
- a CDS encoding response regulator, which translates to MIDSQQLFDSAPAPLMVLDRDFTFVAANQAYLQATALRRDEVLGKNVFEVLPEDEAPAEAPGARRLRDSLERVRSSRLPDLLALAVQPVTRRTEMGPVVEKRLWTYSHRPLLDASGEVAFILQHAVDVTALRASESPGARLEGVSSEQIAALIGQAWTVQEHNQKLDHERLFLRQLLDLLPGCVGVLRGPDFVFDLANASYLPYLNFRNVVGLPLHKARPELEGNKAVYDMLERVLYKGETIVMRGFKVPVRKTVDGPLEEIVADFEYRPVRLPGGPVLAVLIYGQDVTEKTRAEAQVRHYQEHLEELVRERTRALEESEAERRKTEAQLRQSQKMEAVGKLTGGVAHDFNNLLQVIAGNLQLLHRDVAGNERALARVQTATRAVERGAKLASQLLSFARRQPLQPLVVNLSRLVRGMDDMLRRTLGEEVELETVAAGGLWNTAIDPNQLENVIINLAVNARDAMNSAGKLTIEVGNTVLDERYCRQHPEVLPGHYVLLAVSDTGGGMSPEVLERAFEPFFTTKPEGRGTGLGLSMVYGFVKQSGGHIKIYSELGHGTTIKLYMPRALEAEASEAQVLTGPIEGGTETILVVEDDAEVRATVVEMVGELGYRVLKAVDAQSALIILQSGVPVDLLFTDVVMPGPVRSPDLARQARVLHPDIEVLFTSGYTENAIVHGGRLDAGVQLLSKPYSREDLARKLRQLINHRQQKLAVRAPAPRPEPVSARAPVPPASRRLRVLLVEDDEDVRSSACELMDLLGHEVLAVTSAEEAKGALAASGFDVLFTDVTLPGASGVDLAREVTARKSGPRIILASGHGNVALPQGEAPLEGVVVLPKPYSMPQIQQALEQAVALP; encoded by the coding sequence ATGATCGACTCCCAGCAACTGTTCGACTCCGCCCCGGCCCCCCTCATGGTGCTGGATCGCGACTTCACGTTCGTCGCCGCCAACCAGGCCTACCTCCAGGCCACCGCGCTGCGGCGGGACGAGGTCCTGGGCAAGAACGTCTTCGAGGTGCTGCCCGAGGACGAGGCCCCCGCGGAGGCCCCGGGCGCGCGGCGGCTGCGGGACTCGCTCGAGCGGGTGCGCTCCAGCCGGCTGCCGGATCTGCTCGCCCTGGCCGTCCAGCCCGTCACCCGCCGCACCGAGATGGGCCCGGTGGTCGAGAAGCGGCTGTGGACCTACTCGCACCGGCCCCTGCTGGACGCCTCGGGGGAGGTGGCCTTCATCCTCCAGCACGCCGTGGACGTGACGGCCCTGCGCGCCTCGGAGTCTCCTGGCGCGCGGCTCGAGGGGGTGTCCTCGGAGCAGATCGCGGCGTTGATTGGCCAGGCGTGGACCGTCCAGGAGCACAACCAGAAGCTGGACCACGAGCGCCTCTTCCTGCGGCAGCTGTTGGACCTGCTGCCCGGGTGCGTGGGCGTGCTGCGCGGCCCCGACTTCGTGTTCGATCTGGCCAACGCCAGCTATCTGCCCTACCTCAACTTCCGCAACGTCGTCGGCCTGCCGCTGCACAAGGCGCGCCCCGAGCTCGAGGGCAACAAGGCCGTCTACGACATGCTCGAGCGCGTGCTCTACAAGGGCGAGACGATCGTCATGCGCGGGTTCAAGGTCCCCGTGCGCAAGACGGTGGACGGGCCCCTCGAGGAGATCGTCGCCGACTTCGAGTACCGGCCCGTGCGCCTGCCGGGCGGCCCCGTGCTCGCCGTGCTCATCTACGGCCAGGACGTCACCGAGAAGACGCGCGCCGAGGCGCAGGTGCGCCACTACCAGGAGCACCTGGAGGAGCTGGTGCGCGAGCGCACGCGCGCGCTCGAGGAGAGCGAGGCCGAGCGGCGCAAGACCGAGGCCCAGCTGCGCCAGTCCCAGAAGATGGAAGCGGTGGGCAAGCTCACGGGCGGCGTGGCGCACGACTTCAACAACCTGCTCCAGGTCATCGCCGGCAACCTCCAGCTGTTGCATCGCGACGTGGCGGGCAACGAGCGCGCCCTGGCCCGCGTCCAGACGGCCACCCGCGCGGTGGAGCGCGGCGCCAAGCTCGCCTCGCAGCTCTTGTCCTTCGCGCGCCGCCAGCCCCTGCAGCCGCTCGTCGTCAACTTGAGCCGCCTGGTGCGCGGCATGGACGACATGCTGCGCCGCACCCTGGGCGAGGAGGTGGAGCTGGAGACCGTGGCCGCCGGCGGGCTGTGGAACACCGCCATCGATCCCAACCAGCTCGAGAACGTCATCATCAACCTGGCCGTCAACGCCCGCGACGCCATGAACAGCGCGGGCAAGCTGACGATCGAGGTGGGCAACACCGTGCTCGACGAGCGCTACTGCCGCCAGCACCCCGAGGTGCTGCCCGGGCACTACGTGCTGTTGGCCGTGTCGGACACCGGCGGCGGCATGTCCCCCGAGGTGCTCGAGCGCGCCTTCGAGCCGTTCTTCACCACCAAGCCCGAGGGCCGGGGCACGGGCCTGGGCCTGAGCATGGTGTACGGCTTCGTCAAGCAGAGCGGCGGCCACATCAAGATCTACAGCGAGCTGGGGCACGGCACGACCATCAAGCTCTACATGCCCCGCGCCCTGGAGGCCGAGGCCTCCGAGGCCCAGGTGCTCACCGGCCCCATCGAGGGCGGCACGGAGACCATCCTCGTGGTGGAGGACGACGCCGAGGTGCGCGCCACCGTGGTGGAGATGGTGGGGGAGCTGGGCTACCGGGTGCTCAAGGCGGTGGATGCCCAGAGCGCGCTCATCATCCTGCAGAGCGGCGTGCCCGTGGACCTGCTCTTCACCGACGTGGTGATGCCCGGCCCCGTGCGCAGCCCGGACCTCGCCCGGCAGGCGCGCGTGCTGCACCCGGACATCGAGGTGCTCTTCACCTCGGGCTACACGGAGAACGCCATCGTCCACGGCGGACGGCTGGACGCGGGCGTGCAACTGTTGAGCAAGCCCTACAGCCGCGAGGACCTGGCCCGGAAGCTGCGCCAGCTCATCAACCACCGGCAACAGAAGCTCGCGGTGCGCGCCCCGGCGCCGCGCCCCGAGCCGGTGTCCGCGCGCGCGCCCGTGCCGCCCGCGTCACGTCGGCTGCGCGTGCTGTTGGTGGAGGACGACGAGGACGTGCGCTCGTCGGCCTGCGAGTTGATGGACCTGCTGGGCCACGAGGTCCTGGCCGTCACCAGCGCCGAGGAGGCCAAGGGCGCCCTGGCCGCCAGCGGCTTCGACGTGCTGTTCACGGACGTGACGCTGCCCGGGGCCTCGGGCGTGGACCTGGCGCGCGAGGTGACGGCGCGCAAGTCCGGGCCCCGCATCATCCTCGCCTCGGGCCACGGCAACGTGGCGCTGCCCCAGGGCGAGGCCCCGCTGGAGGGCGTGGTGGTGCTGCCCAAGCCCTACTCGATGCCGCAGATCCAGCAGGCCCTGGAGCAGGCGGTGGCGCTCCCCTGA
- a CDS encoding TetR/AcrR family transcriptional regulator, whose product MTSPSVAEQRRYRGTSAEARRAQRREQLLQAAIEVYGEKGYRHATVKAVCEAAGLTERYFYESFANSEELLIATFHTVADRLLEELARGVAEVPGGPLERTRALLTAYYGALRTQPRSARVFLVEISGVSPAVNQALVASLRTFGELLTRTMDPHGQGGASTQPLLRTGVVGGVLHIALRWISEGYTQPIHEVVEAALGLCRVLG is encoded by the coding sequence ATGACCTCTCCTTCCGTGGCCGAGCAGCGGCGATACCGAGGCACCTCGGCCGAGGCGCGCCGGGCGCAGCGGCGTGAGCAATTGCTCCAAGCGGCGATCGAGGTCTACGGAGAAAAGGGCTACCGCCACGCGACGGTGAAGGCCGTGTGTGAGGCGGCCGGGCTCACCGAGCGCTACTTCTACGAGTCGTTCGCCAACAGCGAGGAATTGCTCATCGCGACGTTCCACACGGTGGCGGATCGGCTGTTGGAGGAGCTGGCGCGGGGAGTCGCCGAGGTGCCAGGCGGACCGCTGGAGCGGACGCGGGCGCTGCTCACCGCGTACTACGGAGCGCTGCGCACGCAGCCGCGGTCGGCGCGGGTGTTCCTGGTGGAGATCTCCGGGGTGAGCCCGGCGGTGAACCAGGCGTTGGTCGCGTCGCTGCGCACGTTCGGGGAGCTGCTCACGCGCACGATGGATCCCCACGGCCAGGGCGGCGCGAGCACCCAGCCCTTGCTCAGGACGGGCGTGGTGGGCGGCGTGCTGCACATCGCCCTGCGGTGGATCTCCGAGGGCTACACCCAACCCATCCACGAGGTCGTCGAGGCGGCCCTGGGGCTGTGCCGCGTGCTCGGCTGA